The following are encoded in a window of bacterium genomic DNA:
- a CDS encoding retropepsin-like aspartic protease, with product MGLIVEHLKVEGDKGKGEVTCLFDTGSSETLMREDIAERISTLINLPQPLYLKMADGEGVIEAKKCMPLSIAINGCVIRDDVIVVSKLDDEMIIGTGTMQKYRIKLDLENEKVLIDPKVMRLRV from the coding sequence ATGGGATTAATTGTTGAGCATCTTAAGGTAGAGGGAGATAAAGGAAAGGGCGAGGTTACCTGTCTCTTTGACACAGGTTCATCAGAAACCCTGATGAGAGAAGATATAGCAGAAAGGATTTCAACGCTTATTAATCTTCCTCAACCTTTATATTTAAAAATGGCTGATGGAGAGGGTGTTATTGAGGCAAAGAAATGCATGCCCCTTTCTATTGCCATTAATGGCTGTGTTATCCGTGATGATGTAATTGTTGTTTCTAAATTAGATGATGAAATGATAATTGGCACAGGAACAATGCAAAAATACAGGATTAAGCTTGATTTGGAAAATGAAAAGGTCTTAATTGACCCAAAGGTAATGAGACTGAGGGTGTAA